Proteins encoded by one window of Phytohabitans houttuyneae:
- a CDS encoding cytochrome d ubiquinol oxidase subunit II produces the protein MVTIWYCLLGLFFAAYLVLGGYDYGSGLLLARARGGADRRAVLTAVGPFFLGNEVWLVAAVGILFGAFPMLEGELLSGLYPAVMLALLGVLTVTAAMQLRSQALTAGKPQRASDAWDRALIGGSALAAFGWGAVLGGLLQGVPLHEDGHVEGVGHVVTPFTALSGVTLVTLAAVHGAAFLALRLPEGGHARLGRRLVPWALAAVAATTVAGLLSARVRDAVQRPAAAVPLLCLLVAALVVAGGALARGRPGVGFAATSVALVVPVALVGVGLWPYALVSTADPAASLTVADAAASGPTLRLLSWLAVPLIPVLLSFQVMSWWIFRGRIDGRAPVYW, from the coding sequence GTGGTGACGATCTGGTACTGCCTGCTCGGCCTCTTCTTCGCCGCCTACCTGGTGCTCGGCGGCTACGACTACGGATCGGGGCTGCTGCTCGCCCGGGCCCGCGGCGGCGCGGACCGGCGGGCGGTGTTGACCGCGGTCGGCCCGTTCTTCCTCGGCAACGAGGTGTGGCTCGTGGCGGCGGTCGGCATCCTCTTCGGCGCGTTCCCGATGCTGGAGGGTGAGCTGCTGTCCGGCCTCTACCCGGCCGTGATGCTGGCGCTGCTCGGCGTGCTCACGGTCACCGCCGCGATGCAGCTGCGCAGCCAGGCGCTCACCGCCGGAAAGCCGCAACGGGCCAGCGACGCCTGGGACCGCGCCCTCATCGGGGGCAGCGCGCTCGCCGCGTTCGGCTGGGGCGCGGTCCTCGGCGGGCTCCTGCAGGGCGTACCGCTGCACGAGGACGGGCACGTCGAGGGCGTCGGGCACGTGGTCACGCCGTTCACCGCGCTTTCCGGCGTGACGCTGGTCACGCTCGCGGCGGTGCACGGCGCCGCGTTCCTCGCGCTCCGCCTGCCCGAGGGCGGGCACGCCCGGCTGGGCCGCCGGCTGGTGCCGTGGGCGCTCGCCGCGGTCGCCGCCACCACCGTCGCCGGTCTTCTTTCCGCACGGGTACGCGACGCGGTGCAGCGCCCAGCCGCGGCGGTACCCCTGTTGTGCCTGCTCGTGGCCGCCCTGGTGGTCGCCGGCGGCGCGCTCGCACGGGGGCGGCCCGGCGTGGGTTTCGCCGCCACGTCGGTGGCCCTGGTCGTGCCGGTCGCGCTCGTCGGGGTGGGGTTGTGGCCCTACGCGCTCGTCTCGACCGCCGACCCGGCGGCCAGCCTCACCGTGGCGGACGCGGCCGCGAGCGGTCCCACGCTGCGGCTGCTGAGCTGGCTCGCGGTACCGCTGATTCCGGTCTTACTAAGCTTCCAGGTGATGTCCTGGTGGATCTTCCGCGGACGGATCGACGGTCGGGCGCCGGTGTACTGGTGA
- a CDS encoding cytochrome ubiquinol oxidase subunit I, whose translation MDPLLLARLQFATTTSIHFLFVLVTLGLVTLLVYLQTAWFVTRKPVYERLTRFWGTFYLVNYALGITTGIVMEFQFGLNWSGLSRYVGNVFGAPLAIETLVAFFLESTLLGMWIFGWHRLRRGAHLALLYGVAITAYASAFWILVANSWLQNPVGYREDGGVAHLADFGALLRNPAFGNAFGHVVSAALTTGGFLVAGISAWQLIRRTPDYEAFRKSLRIGVVTASLGTSLVMGFGFAQFGYLGEIQPTKFGSEEDKAAAAADFAARFGGSPADYLPPAWVGAPLGFMILIAFTLMWVWVFIPFFYRDWIIRLKVPLYLLLVATPLPFVAAIFGWLFREVGRQPWAVYGLLRTEDAVTRTSGAVMLTSYIGFTVLLLGLAVADWVLLARVAHRGTADPALGRRPDEPLAEPADRPEPVLA comes from the coding sequence ATGGACCCGCTTCTCCTCGCGCGCCTTCAGTTCGCGACCACCACCTCGATCCACTTCCTCTTCGTGCTCGTCACGCTCGGCCTCGTCACGCTGCTGGTCTACCTGCAGACCGCGTGGTTCGTCACCCGCAAGCCGGTGTACGAGCGGCTGACCCGCTTCTGGGGGACCTTCTACCTGGTCAACTACGCGCTCGGCATCACCACGGGCATCGTGATGGAGTTCCAGTTCGGGCTGAACTGGAGCGGCCTCTCGCGCTACGTCGGAAACGTCTTCGGCGCACCGCTGGCGATCGAGACGCTGGTGGCGTTCTTCCTGGAGTCCACGCTGCTCGGCATGTGGATCTTCGGGTGGCACCGGCTGCGGCGCGGCGCGCACCTCGCCCTCCTCTATGGCGTCGCCATCACCGCGTACGCGTCGGCCTTCTGGATCCTCGTCGCCAACTCGTGGCTTCAGAATCCCGTGGGGTACCGCGAGGACGGGGGCGTCGCGCACCTCGCCGACTTCGGCGCGCTGCTGCGCAACCCGGCGTTCGGCAACGCGTTCGGCCATGTGGTGTCGGCCGCGCTGACCACCGGCGGCTTCCTGGTGGCCGGGATCAGCGCGTGGCAGCTGATCCGCCGTACCCCGGACTACGAGGCGTTCCGCAAGTCGCTGCGGATCGGTGTGGTCACCGCGAGCCTCGGCACCTCGCTCGTGATGGGCTTCGGCTTCGCCCAGTTCGGCTACCTCGGCGAGATCCAGCCGACCAAGTTCGGCAGCGAGGAGGACAAGGCGGCCGCGGCGGCCGACTTCGCCGCGCGGTTCGGCGGGAGTCCGGCCGACTATCTGCCGCCGGCGTGGGTGGGCGCGCCGCTCGGCTTCATGATCCTCATCGCGTTCACGCTGATGTGGGTCTGGGTGTTCATCCCGTTCTTCTACCGCGACTGGATCATCCGCCTGAAGGTGCCGCTCTACCTGCTGCTGGTCGCCACCCCGCTGCCGTTCGTCGCGGCGATCTTCGGGTGGCTGTTCCGGGAGGTCGGCCGCCAGCCCTGGGCCGTGTACGGCCTGCTGCGCACCGAAGACGCCGTGACCAGGACGAGCGGCGCGGTGATGCTCACCTCGTACATCGGCTTCACCGTGCTGCTGCTCGGCCTCGCGGTCGCCGACTGGGTGCTCCTCGCCCGCGTCGCGCACCGGGGCACCGCCGACCCCGCGCTCGGCCGCCGGCCGGACGAGCCGCTCGCCGAACCCGCCGACCGGCCCGAGCCGGTCCTGGCCTGA
- a CDS encoding M56 family metallopeptidase: MVYAVHFAVAVLACYAIAQVLTRSTWTYNSPRVAIICWQAVGLALGLAAIGLPLAAGLAPYNDGVGDALVRLASGELAPGFGLAHAVSVAGGFAVGGVLIGTTVVCGLRALSAQRRHRDLLTLVARDDPAAPGALVLDHPSAAAYCLPGVRPTVVVSAGTLSLLDRPQLAAVLSHEQAHADERHDLVLLPFTALCRALPWAAWVHAARDTVALLVEMRADDRARRLHMDGALAAALLRFASAPSRVTPAGALGIAESRATRPLPITLSVADSHIDARVHRLLIGARPPRVRGAIALGVTATLVVTTVALFIG, from the coding sequence ATGGTGTACGCCGTGCATTTCGCCGTCGCCGTGCTGGCGTGCTACGCCATCGCCCAGGTGCTCACCCGTTCCACGTGGACGTACAACTCGCCGCGCGTGGCGATCATCTGCTGGCAGGCGGTGGGGCTCGCCCTCGGCCTGGCGGCGATCGGCCTGCCCCTCGCGGCCGGGCTCGCGCCCTACAACGACGGCGTGGGCGACGCGCTGGTGCGGCTCGCCTCGGGTGAGCTGGCTCCGGGCTTCGGGCTGGCGCACGCGGTGTCGGTGGCGGGCGGGTTCGCCGTCGGCGGCGTGCTGATCGGCACCACCGTCGTCTGCGGCCTCCGCGCCCTCAGCGCCCAGCGCCGCCACCGCGACCTGCTCACGCTCGTCGCCCGCGACGACCCGGCCGCGCCGGGTGCGCTGGTGCTCGACCACCCGAGCGCCGCCGCCTACTGCCTGCCCGGCGTGCGCCCGACCGTCGTGGTCAGTGCCGGCACGCTCAGCCTGCTCGACCGGCCCCAGCTCGCCGCGGTGCTCAGCCACGAGCAGGCGCACGCCGACGAGCGGCACGATCTGGTGCTGCTCCCGTTCACCGCGCTGTGCCGGGCGCTGCCATGGGCGGCCTGGGTGCACGCCGCGCGCGACACCGTGGCGTTGCTTGTCGAGATGCGGGCCGACGACCGGGCCCGGCGGCTGCACATGGACGGCGCGCTCGCGGCCGCGCTCCTGCGCTTCGCCTCGGCGCCGTCCCGCGTGACGCCGGCCGGCGCGCTCGGCATCGCCGAGAGCCGGGCCACCCGCCCGCTGCCGATCACGCTCAGCGTCGCCGACAGCCACATCGACGCGCGCGTGCACCGGCTGCTCATCGGCGCGCGGCCACCGCGGGTCCGCGGCGCGATCGCGCTCGGCGTCACCGCGACCCTCGTCGTCACGACGGTCGCTCTCTTCATCGGTTAG
- a CDS encoding aldehyde dehydrogenase family protein codes for MSRLAVRKTYKLFIGGKFPRSESGRSYLVQDANVALASRKDVRDAVLAARAAVKGWSGTTAYNRGQILYRAAEMLEGRRDQFVALGEPEAEVDAAIDRWVWYAGWSDKIAQVYGNANPVAGPYFNISSPEPTGVVGVVAPPESPLLGLVSVVAPAIVTGNTVVVLAAEGRPLAAVTLAEVLATSDLPGGVVNILTGKVAETAPWLAAHMDVNGLDLTGVHEAALATSLEEAAAENLKRVVRPAVGSVDWSADPGIGRMTAFLETKTVWHPKGV; via the coding sequence ATGTCTAGGCTCGCCGTCAGGAAGACGTACAAGCTCTTCATCGGGGGCAAGTTTCCACGGAGCGAGTCAGGGCGGTCTTATCTCGTGCAGGACGCCAACGTGGCACTGGCCTCGCGCAAGGACGTGCGCGACGCGGTGCTCGCCGCCCGCGCGGCGGTGAAGGGCTGGTCGGGCACCACGGCGTACAACCGGGGCCAGATCCTCTACCGCGCGGCCGAGATGCTGGAGGGGCGGCGCGACCAGTTCGTGGCGCTGGGCGAGCCCGAGGCCGAGGTGGACGCGGCCATCGACCGCTGGGTCTGGTACGCCGGCTGGTCCGACAAGATCGCCCAGGTGTACGGCAACGCCAACCCGGTGGCCGGCCCGTACTTCAACATCTCCTCGCCCGAGCCCACCGGCGTGGTCGGCGTGGTCGCCCCGCCCGAGTCCCCGCTGCTCGGCCTGGTCAGCGTGGTGGCGCCCGCGATCGTCACCGGCAACACGGTGGTGGTGCTGGCCGCCGAGGGACGCCCGCTGGCCGCGGTCACGCTCGCGGAGGTGCTGGCCACGTCCGACCTGCCCGGTGGTGTGGTCAACATCCTGACCGGCAAGGTGGCCGAGACGGCGCCGTGGCTGGCCGCCCACATGGACGTCAACGGGCTCGACCTGACCGGCGTACACGAGGCGGCGCTGGCGACGTCGCTGGAAGAGGCCGCCGCGGAAAACCTCAAGCGCGTGGTGCGCCCGGCGGTCGGGTCGGTGGACTGGAGCGCGGACCCGGGGATCGGCCGCATGACCGCCTTCCTGGAGACCAAGACCGTCTGGCACCCCAAGGGCGTCTGA
- a CDS encoding aldehyde dehydrogenase family protein, whose protein sequence is MFEYAPAPESRSIVDIKPSYGLFVNGQWIDGEVRNKTVNPANEEVLAEVAWATESEVDGAVRAARAAYDDVWSKMPGRERAKYLFRIARIIQERARELAVLESLDNGKPIRESRDVDVPLVAAHFFYYAGWADKLGYAGFGPSPRPVGVAGQVIPWNFPLLMLAWKIAPALAAGNTVVLKPAETTPLTALVFAEICQEAELPPGVVNIVTGAGETGHALVSHAGVDKVAFTGSTDVGRAIARAVAGTRKKLTLELGGKAANIVFDDAPIDQAVEGIVNGIFFNQGHVCCAGSRLLIQESVYDEVLASLKRRMALLRVGDPLDKNTDIGAINSAAQLERIRTLSDIGASEGAARWSPPCELPDRGFWFAPTIFTGVTQAHRIAREEIFGPVLSVLTFRTPAEAVEKANNTPYGLSAGVWTDKGSRILWMADRLRAGVVWANTFNKFDPTSPFGGYKESGYGREGGRHGLEAYLDV, encoded by the coding sequence ATGTTCGAATACGCTCCCGCGCCCGAGTCGCGCTCCATTGTGGACATCAAGCCGTCCTACGGCCTGTTCGTCAACGGGCAGTGGATAGACGGCGAGGTACGCAACAAGACGGTCAACCCGGCCAACGAGGAAGTGCTCGCCGAGGTCGCCTGGGCCACCGAGTCCGAAGTAGACGGTGCGGTGCGGGCGGCGCGCGCGGCGTACGACGACGTGTGGTCGAAGATGCCCGGCCGCGAGCGGGCCAAGTACCTCTTCCGCATCGCCCGCATCATCCAGGAGCGGGCGCGCGAGCTGGCCGTGCTGGAGTCGCTCGACAACGGCAAGCCGATCCGCGAGTCCCGCGACGTCGACGTGCCGCTCGTCGCCGCCCACTTCTTCTACTACGCGGGGTGGGCCGACAAGCTGGGGTACGCCGGCTTCGGCCCCTCGCCGCGGCCGGTCGGCGTCGCCGGCCAGGTCATCCCGTGGAACTTCCCGCTGCTCATGCTGGCCTGGAAGATCGCGCCCGCGCTGGCCGCCGGCAACACGGTCGTGCTCAAGCCGGCCGAGACGACGCCGCTGACCGCGCTCGTCTTCGCGGAGATCTGCCAGGAGGCCGAGCTGCCACCCGGCGTGGTCAACATCGTGACCGGCGCGGGTGAGACCGGGCACGCGCTGGTGTCGCACGCGGGCGTCGACAAGGTGGCGTTCACCGGGTCGACGGACGTGGGGCGGGCCATCGCGCGCGCGGTGGCCGGCACCCGCAAGAAGCTCACGCTGGAGCTCGGCGGCAAGGCGGCCAACATCGTCTTCGATGACGCCCCGATCGACCAGGCCGTCGAGGGCATCGTCAACGGCATCTTCTTCAACCAGGGGCACGTCTGCTGCGCCGGTTCGCGGCTGCTGATCCAGGAGTCGGTGTACGACGAGGTGCTCGCCTCCCTCAAGCGGCGGATGGCGCTGCTGCGCGTCGGCGACCCGCTGGACAAGAACACCGACATCGGCGCGATCAACTCCGCCGCGCAGCTGGAGCGCATCCGCACGCTCTCGGACATCGGCGCCTCCGAGGGTGCCGCCCGCTGGTCGCCCCCGTGTGAGCTGCCCGACCGGGGGTTCTGGTTCGCGCCGACGATCTTCACGGGCGTGACGCAGGCGCACCGCATCGCCCGCGAGGAGATCTTCGGGCCGGTGCTGTCGGTGCTCACCTTCCGCACGCCCGCCGAGGCCGTCGAAAAAGCCAACAACACGCCGTACGGGCTCTCGGCCGGCGTCTGGACGGACAAGGGCTCGCGCATCCTGTGGATGGCCGACCGGCTGCGCGCCGGCGTGGTGTGGGCCAACACGTTCAACAAGTTCGACCCGACGTCACCGTTCGGCGGGTACAAGGAGTCCGGCTACGGTCGCGAGGGCGGCCGGCACGGGTTGGAGGCCTACCTCGATGTCTAG
- the deoC gene encoding deoxyribose-phosphate aldolase: MTATATSAALADIGRSDATLRAFLHGLPGVDQVGAEQRAAMLSTRSIKTSAKAWAIDLAIRMVDLTTLEGADTPGKVRALSAKARRPDPADPTCPAVAALCVYPSMVPVAAPELAGSGVHLASVATAFPSGQAPLDVKLADTRAAVAAGADEIDMVINRGAFLSGRYQEVYDEIVAVKDACGDAHLKVILETGELATYDNVRRASWLAMLAGGDFIKTSTGKVPVAATLPVTLVMLEAVRDFRAASGRQVGVKPAGGIRTTKDAIKYLVVVNETAGEDWLDPDWFRFGASTLLNDLLMQRTKLATGRYSGPDYFTVD, translated from the coding sequence ATGACGGCGACAGCGACGTCGGCGGCGCTGGCCGACATAGGGCGCTCTGATGCGACATTACGCGCTTTTCTGCACGGATTGCCCGGTGTAGACCAGGTCGGCGCCGAGCAGCGGGCCGCGATGCTGAGCACCCGTTCGATCAAGACGAGCGCCAAGGCCTGGGCCATCGACCTGGCCATCCGCATGGTCGACCTGACCACGCTGGAGGGCGCGGACACGCCGGGCAAAGTGCGCGCTCTCTCCGCCAAGGCCCGCCGCCCCGACCCGGCCGACCCGACCTGCCCAGCCGTCGCCGCGCTCTGCGTCTACCCGTCGATGGTGCCGGTCGCGGCCCCCGAGCTCGCCGGCTCGGGCGTCCACCTGGCCAGCGTGGCGACCGCGTTTCCGTCCGGGCAGGCACCGCTCGACGTCAAGCTCGCCGACACCAGGGCCGCGGTCGCGGCCGGGGCCGACGAGATCGACATGGTGATCAACCGGGGAGCCTTCCTCTCCGGGCGGTACCAGGAGGTGTACGACGAGATCGTCGCCGTCAAGGACGCCTGCGGCGACGCGCACCTCAAGGTCATCCTGGAGACCGGCGAGCTGGCCACGTACGACAACGTGCGCCGCGCGTCCTGGCTCGCGATGCTGGCCGGCGGCGACTTCATCAAGACATCGACGGGCAAGGTGCCGGTCGCGGCGACGCTGCCGGTGACGCTGGTGATGCTCGAGGCCGTGCGCGACTTCCGCGCCGCGTCGGGGCGGCAGGTGGGCGTCAAGCCGGCGGGTGGCATCCGCACGACTAAGGACGCGATCAAGTACCTCGTGGTGGTCAACGAGACCGCGGGCGAAGACTGGCTCGACCCGGACTGGTTCCGGTTCGGGGCGTCCACGCTCCTCAACGACCTGCTGATGCAGCGTACAAAGCTGGCGACCGGGCGCTACTCCGGTCCGGACTACTTCACTGTGGACTGA
- the upp gene encoding uracil phosphoribosyltransferase — protein MDVLVVDHPLAQSRLTAMRDARTDSAAFRAALHELTTMLVYEAARTLAVEHYPIQTPVAPTQGTRLANPPLLVPVLRAGLGMADAALALLPESSMGFVGLARDEHTFEPRAYMESLPVDLAGLPVFVLDPMLATGGSLEHCCRLLADRGCTDIIVLCVLAAPAGIERLERSGLPLRLVTASIDEGLNDKAFIVPGLGDAGDRQFGGMPRF, from the coding sequence GTGGACGTACTCGTCGTTGACCACCCGTTGGCCCAGTCGCGCCTCACCGCCATGCGCGACGCCCGCACCGACTCGGCGGCATTCCGCGCCGCGCTCCACGAGCTCACCACCATGCTCGTGTACGAGGCAGCTCGCACCCTGGCCGTCGAGCACTATCCGATCCAGACGCCGGTCGCCCCGACGCAGGGCACCCGCCTGGCCAACCCGCCGCTGCTGGTGCCGGTGCTGCGGGCCGGCCTGGGCATGGCCGACGCCGCGCTCGCGCTGCTGCCGGAGTCGTCGATGGGGTTCGTGGGGCTGGCCCGCGACGAGCACACGTTCGAGCCGCGGGCGTACATGGAGTCGCTCCCGGTCGACCTCGCCGGGCTGCCGGTCTTCGTGCTCGACCCGATGCTCGCCACGGGCGGCTCGCTGGAGCACTGCTGCCGCCTGCTGGCCGACCGCGGCTGCACCGACATCATCGTGCTCTGCGTGCTCGCCGCCCCCGCCGGCATCGAGCGCCTGGAGCGCTCCGGCCTCCCGTTGCGCCTGGTCACGGCCTCGATCGACGAGGGACTCAACGACAAGGCGTTCATCGTGCCCGGCCTGGGCGACGCCGGCGACCGCCAGTTCGGCGGCATGCCCCGCTTCTAG
- a CDS encoding NUDIX hydrolase encodes MQAILATLGYVLSPDRRRLLMIHRNARPDDVHFGYHNGLGGKLEPDEDVAAGMRREIREEAGIECGALDLAGTVSWPGFGRDGTHWFGFLFRVPEWTGEPYERNHEGTLVWRDVADVLAGRVPMWESDRHFLPLVFADRPRPFHGVMPFANGRATSWSYTEL; translated from the coding sequence GTGCAGGCCATACTCGCGACGCTCGGGTACGTCTTGTCGCCTGACCGGCGCCGACTGCTCATGATCCATCGCAACGCGCGACCGGACGACGTGCACTTCGGATACCACAACGGGCTGGGCGGCAAACTCGAGCCGGACGAGGACGTGGCGGCCGGGATGCGGCGGGAGATCCGCGAGGAGGCCGGCATCGAGTGCGGCGCCCTCGACCTGGCCGGCACCGTCTCGTGGCCAGGCTTCGGGCGGGACGGCACGCACTGGTTCGGCTTCCTCTTCCGGGTGCCGGAGTGGACCGGCGAGCCGTACGAGCGCAACCACGAGGGCACGCTGGTGTGGCGCGACGTGGCGGACGTACTCGCGGGCCGCGTGCCCATGTGGGAGAGCGACCGGCACTTCCTGCCGCTTGTGTTCGCGGACCGGCCGCGCCCCTTCCACGGGGTGATGCCGTTCGCGAACGGCCGGGCCACGAGCTGGTCGTACACCGAGCTCTAA
- a CDS encoding GOLPH3/VPS74 family protein, producing MSSVALPEELLLLAYDNESGKAIGSRIGLDLGMAAAVLVELALAGRIAYSDGTIIAVNDKPTGEAIADDVLSRIAADTPHTPASWVQRLRHGLRARVLADLCARGVIRDVDETAMDGFVHLHRYPTIDASVETEVRDRLGKALTGEEIPAERTAALATLVAAVRMEPTLGLSGEEIQEAHSQLEKIGGGAGFTGSVSLEESTIRPSVALVIAALAKAIEQALGAARPATPAG from the coding sequence ATGAGCTCCGTTGCCCTTCCCGAGGAACTGCTGCTGCTCGCGTACGACAACGAGTCCGGCAAAGCCATCGGATCCCGGATCGGCCTTGACCTGGGCATGGCGGCGGCCGTACTGGTGGAGCTGGCCCTGGCCGGCCGGATCGCGTACTCCGACGGCACGATCATCGCGGTCAACGACAAGCCCACCGGCGAGGCCATCGCCGACGACGTGCTGAGCCGGATCGCGGCCGACACCCCGCACACGCCCGCTTCCTGGGTGCAGCGGCTGCGCCACGGGTTGCGCGCCCGCGTGCTGGCCGACCTGTGCGCCCGCGGGGTCATCCGCGACGTCGACGAGACGGCGATGGACGGGTTCGTCCACCTGCACCGCTACCCGACGATCGACGCGTCGGTGGAGACCGAGGTGCGCGATCGGCTCGGCAAGGCGCTGACCGGCGAGGAGATCCCCGCCGAGCGCACGGCGGCGCTGGCCACGCTCGTGGCGGCCGTGCGGATGGAGCCGACGCTGGGCCTGTCCGGCGAGGAGATCCAGGAGGCGCACAGCCAGCTGGAGAAGATCGGCGGCGGCGCCGGCTTCACCGGCAGCGTGAGCCTGGAGGAGTCGACGATCCGCCCCAGCGTCGCGCTGGTCATCGCCGCGCTGGCGAAGGCCATCGAGCAGGCGCTCGGCGCGGCCCGCCCGGCGACCCCCGCCGGCTGA
- a CDS encoding phospho-sugar mutase, giving the protein METSAEFGADAVIVGRSSQPDVEVLSERALAWLADDPDPASRDELRAVLDRLPASAADLADRFAGTLEFGTAGLRGPLRAGPNGMNLAVVTRAAAGLVTWLAGRGAQGPLVIGYDARYGSKAFAEQTARVATGAGRDALVLPRPLPTPVLAYAIRKLGAAAGVMVTASHNPPQDNGYKVYLDDGAQIVPPVDREIEAAIQAVGRIADVPVGEPGQVLGEDIVTSYVDGAMSVLDPDTSRDLLVAYTPLHGVGAAVLASAFARAGFDRPAVVPEQAEPDPAFPTVAFPNPEEPGAIDRVIALATANGADIAIANDPDADRCAVAIPDPARGWRMLRGDEVGVLIADHLMRQGKRGLYATTIVSSSLLKAMCAARGVAYAETLTGFKWIVRAGDGLVFGYEEALGYCVAPDHVRDKDGITAALTVAELAAGLKAELRTLADRLDDLAAEFGVYVTDQLSVRVDAPHEIQDIMSHLRQKTPDAFLDDPITSVEDLLPDADVVILRTESARVVVRPSGTEPKLKAYLEVVEQVVDDDVAGARERATASVRALRTETAAALGIW; this is encoded by the coding sequence ATGGAAACCTCAGCGGAATTCGGTGCCGACGCCGTCATCGTCGGCCGCAGCTCCCAGCCAGACGTTGAGGTCCTGAGCGAGCGCGCACTCGCCTGGCTCGCAGACGACCCTGATCCGGCGAGCCGCGATGAGCTGCGTGCGGTGCTCGATCGGCTCCCGGCCAGCGCGGCCGACCTGGCCGACCGGTTCGCGGGCACGCTTGAGTTCGGCACCGCCGGGCTGCGGGGTCCGCTGCGGGCCGGGCCCAACGGCATGAACCTCGCCGTGGTCACCAGGGCGGCGGCCGGGCTGGTCACGTGGCTCGCCGGCCGGGGGGCGCAGGGTCCGCTCGTCATCGGGTACGACGCGCGGTACGGCTCGAAGGCGTTCGCCGAGCAGACCGCGCGGGTGGCCACGGGTGCCGGCCGGGACGCGCTGGTGCTCCCCCGCCCGCTGCCGACGCCCGTCCTGGCGTACGCGATCCGCAAGCTCGGCGCCGCCGCCGGCGTGATGGTGACGGCCAGCCACAACCCGCCGCAGGACAACGGCTACAAGGTGTACCTGGACGACGGTGCGCAGATCGTGCCCCCGGTCGACCGGGAGATCGAGGCGGCGATCCAGGCGGTCGGGCGGATCGCGGACGTGCCGGTCGGCGAGCCGGGCCAGGTGCTCGGCGAGGATATCGTGACGTCCTATGTAGACGGCGCCATGTCGGTGCTCGACCCGGACACCTCGCGCGACCTCTTGGTGGCGTACACGCCGCTGCACGGTGTCGGCGCGGCGGTGCTGGCTTCCGCGTTCGCGCGCGCCGGGTTCGACCGGCCGGCCGTGGTGCCGGAGCAGGCCGAGCCCGATCCGGCGTTTCCCACCGTCGCGTTTCCGAACCCGGAGGAGCCGGGCGCGATCGACCGGGTCATCGCGCTCGCCACGGCCAACGGCGCGGACATCGCGATCGCCAACGACCCGGACGCGGACCGGTGCGCGGTGGCGATCCCCGACCCCGCGCGGGGTTGGCGGATGCTCCGCGGCGACGAGGTGGGCGTGCTGATCGCCGACCACCTCATGCGGCAGGGCAAGCGCGGGCTGTACGCGACGACGATCGTGTCGTCCTCCCTGCTCAAGGCGATGTGCGCGGCGCGCGGGGTGGCGTACGCGGAGACGCTCACCGGCTTCAAGTGGATCGTGCGGGCCGGCGACGGGCTCGTGTTCGGGTACGAGGAGGCGCTCGGCTACTGCGTGGCGCCCGACCATGTGCGCGACAAGGACGGCATCACCGCCGCGCTGACCGTGGCCGAGCTCGCGGCCGGGCTGAAGGCCGAGCTGCGCACGCTCGCCGACCGGCTGGACGACCTGGCCGCCGAGTTCGGCGTATACGTGACCGACCAGCTCTCGGTGCGGGTCGACGCGCCGCACGAGATCCAGGACATCATGTCCCACCTGCGGCAGAAGACGCCCGACGCGTTTCTCGACGACCCGATCACGTCGGTGGAGGACCTGCTGCCGGATGCGGACGTGGTGATCCTGCGTACCGAGTCCGCGCGTGTCGTGGTCCGCCCGTCGGGCACCGAGCCGAAGCTCAAGGCGTACCTCGAGGTGGTCGAGCAGGTCGTCGACGACGACGTGGCCGGCGCGCGCGAGCGTGCCACCGCCTCGGTCCGCGCGCTGCGCACGGAGACGGCGGCCGCCCTCGGTATCTGGTAG